In one Dehalococcoidia bacterium genomic region, the following are encoded:
- a CDS encoding leucine-rich repeat domain-containing protein yields the protein MSIRNNDLRGDIPAELGSLSQLRYLDLHGNSLSGEIPAELGGLSNLQLLFLSENALIGSVPSGLGDLSGLRGLWLGGNQITGCLPPMLRDTDHSDVDSLGLEDCK from the coding sequence ATATCAATCAGGAACAACGATCTGAGAGGGGACATCCCGGCTGAACTGGGGTCGCTGTCGCAGCTCAGGTATCTCGACCTGCACGGCAACTCGCTGTCGGGAGAGATCCCTGCTGAGCTTGGCGGTCTGAGCAACTTGCAGCTGCTCTTCCTGTCCGAGAACGCCCTTATAGGCTCGGTCCCATCAGGGCTCGGCGACCTGTCCGGCTTGCGAGGACTCTGGCTGGGCGGCAACCAGATCACGGGCTGCCTGCCTCCGATGCTGCGTGACACTGACCACAGCGACGTGGACAGCCTGGGGCTGGAAGACTGCAAGTAG